From Coccinella septempunctata chromosome 4, icCocSept1.1, whole genome shotgun sequence, a single genomic window includes:
- the LOC123311720 gene encoding uncharacterized protein LOC123311720, protein MEDVTIPRLSAQGHYKYLGIQQALDIKKAEMKNIFREKYFSRVKKILQSKLNAKATFTSMNMWALPCLSYSFGIIKWTAAELKELDIKTRALLTRHGVHHPHASSNRLYIRRQEGGRGLQNIEKLYNETVVSMREYFHAKNSPLLQAICRSDENLTPLNLSSQEGPVGSITEAQLIREWHSKALHGRYPGNLEKNNINKKESLTYLRAGYLYPETEGRLVAIQDQVVPTRSYIKNITARNIPTDRCRRCLQAPESIQHVVSSCSVLAPTDYTERHNAMARIFHRAIAEETGLVKRSKKPYEYRPSTVLENGAYKLYWDMVITTDKPIPHNRPDIVLFDKGQRSAKIMDVTVPADDNISKAFTEKLTKYQDLAFELKNTYALRSVVILPLIISTNGLVEAHLEEYTGMLGLQKELISTAQKQVILATTRIVRKFLTTS, encoded by the coding sequence ATGGAGGACGTAACAATACCTAGGCTCAGCGCGCAAGGTCATTATAAATACCTGGGAATACAACAAGCCTTGGACATAAAGAAGGCCGAAATGAAGAACATTTTTCGGGAAAAATACTTCTCGAGAGTGAAAAAAATACTGCAGTCCAAGCTGAATGCTAAAGCGACGTTCACGTCGATGAACATGTGGGCTCTCCCGTGTTTGTCATACTCATTTGGAATTATCAAGTGGACTGCTGCAGAATTAAAAGAACTCGATATTAAAACGCGCGCGCTACTAACCAGGCACGGAGTTCACCACCCACACGCTTCGTCTAATCGACTATATATCAGAAGACAGGAAGGAGGGAGAGGTCTGCAAAATATTGAGAAATTGTACAACGAAACAGTCGTAAGCATGCGGGAATATTTTCATGCAAAGAACTCACCTCTTTTGCAGGCTATATGTCGGAGTGACGAGAACTTGACTCCATTAAATCTGAGCAGCCAGGAGGGACCAGTTGGTAGTATAACAGAGGCACAACTCATTCGGGAGTGGCATAGCAAAGCGCTCCATGGGAGGTATCCTGGTAACCTGGAAAAAAATAACATCAATAAAAAGGAGTCACTAACTTACCTTAGGGCTGGATACCTGTACCCAGAAACGGAAGGCAGACTCGTTGCCATCCAAGATCAGGTGGTCCCAACGAGATCCTACATAAAAAACATAACGGCAAGAAACATACCAACTGATAGATGCCGTAGATGCTTGCAGGCGCCGGAATCTATACAACACGTCGTGTCCTCGTGTTCCGTCTTGGCGCCGACAGACTACACGGAGAGACATAATGCCATGGCTAGAATTTTCCATCGTGCCATTGCCGAAGAAACCGGATTGGTGAAAAGATCAAAAAAGCCATATGAGTATCGTCCGAGCACAGTTTTGGAAAACGGCGCATATAAACTTTATTGGGATATGGTCATAACAACGGACAAACCAATACCGCATAATAGGCCCGATATAGTGCTTTTCGACAAGGGGCAAAGATCTGCCAAAATCATGGATGTCACGGTTCCAGCTGATGATAATATATCTAAAGCATTCACGGAGAAGCTTACGAAGTATCAAGACCTTGCCTTCGAATTGAAGAACACTTACGCTCTCAGGTCGGTGGTGATTCTCCCACTCATAATTTCCACCAATGGACTGGTCGAGGCACACTTAGAGGAGTACACTGGCATGCTGGGTCTACAAAAAGAATTAATAAGTACTGCACAGAAACAGGTTATTCTTGCAACCACAAGGATAGTGCGAAAGTTCCTTACCACTTCCTGA